attgtaaagacagaaataccaaaatataaagctattgaaaaccagttcttttactaaaagaaccatcaggaaaattagtttcatcgaattttcaaataagagaatccaaaattatagccctttaagtttatctaagttaagactaaagaagaaaattctgaaataaaagaattaacaaaaaaggtcgaaaaattaaatgaaaccctaaacactaagttatgacaataaataaagaaaaaatatatgtaacctATCAAGACAAGAAATAAGAGCtcttgaaagagaaaatcggttgaattatttacagttttctgaaataaatcaaagagcatttaaAGCTCTAGAATAATCTATGACAAATTGAAAGGAGAAGTTGAgagttagaaaaaataatagaatctctagaaaatagtgatgaatcgatgatagaatttgcagaaattataagataaataatgaagtttacaaagattgaaagaccagaaaacaaaataaaaagaaaaagggcgaaaaaattaaaaagtaaataaaggagtataaaagggaattaaataatcttcagttcgaaattaatgaccttataataaaaaggatagaaataagaacaatataaacaagtttgagctaaacttaaaaaatttataaatgcctgaaaaaccatattatgacttaaaagaattaaagcgttgaaagaaaaaatagaaaatgaagttgaaaaaagatatttagaaacaacagaaagtgtagaaataaaagaagtttttgaggatttgaaaaaatattaaagaaaaggACAAAcaataaaagattttatatacaataatccatataaaaaagaatattataaactaaaacaagattgaaaaactataaaaatgaaatcagaattagtaatagtagaaatagtcaatacttttgattatgaaactgcaaattataaagtaccaccaaccaaatctatacaaattataaaagcAAAATACGAAGAGTtaatagaaattttgaaaaaaaaattacattttaaaaatttacgaagagttaatagaaattacattttaaaaattggtatcagagccaagttaacgattaagggtaacactttctctttaagtaacacttttagtgatacgcttttaaaatcaataaataaccataaaagacaaaaatcttTACAAATGCATCTGTACACTAGATGACTCCATTAATTAAATGCCaattattcaataaataaataaaaggtgTGTTGAGGATCTAGTGGTCACTTTGTGACTTGACCTGTTTTTGGGATCAGTTGTTGTTTAATCAGTTAAGATTCTTTTGCCAAAGGGGTTGATTAAAGGAGCAATTGAAATTAGATTGTGGCTTTTTGGCTTAAGCATGCTTAGGTTAAAGCTAAACCTACTTTCCTTTTCGATGATTGCTTAAGGACAATGCAGCACACTGCTTCGGATAAAGGAATCTAAGACATCATGCCTACCTTTATCTTAATTAAAGTGATGAGAccaatataataaattaataatgtattgttaaaaatatatgaGAGATAGATAAATCTTGTTGTACGTTTGTATCAATGTGACATAATATAAGTACTTGCTGGCTGCTGCTATTAATTAAGTAGCAATTacatgtaaataaaaaatcaattattaatcgGGGATCGATTGGGAATTAAGTATTTAGTATTTTATacattttgttattaaattattataaataaaattaattatttatttatatgtataaatgtatacaaatttataataattaatctattatatatattattaattttataattaaaacgaactatatattattttttcgttgcaattgaaaaataattttttttctaaaattaaagagtttcctctttctctctttcttttttttttttatctttttcattcCTTCATTCAATCACCCACTTTATCTTtcttatatatcattatcaatagttaattataaatttgataatCTATATATCTCTCTCATTCCTTCATTCAATCACCCACTTTATCTTtcttatatatcattatcaatagctaattataaatttgataatCAAAATATGTAACATAAAACtttttaattacaattaaaattaaaatattaaacttGAAATATAGTTATATTATTGTTAATCGAAAAATATTCTCGATTAGGACAAGCAAATTCAAAGTATCGAAGAAATAATAAGAAGGGAAGCAAATGTCGAAAAAGGTGCACGTGCAAGCATTAGTTGGGAGTTGCTCGTCATGGACTCGATTTTGGATTCCTTCTTAAATTGAACGGGCCTAATCAAACAGGTATTCAAATGAAAAATCGAATAGTTGCTCGAATAAGGGAATAAGGGATCGAACGGTTACATAGGTAGAGAAGTTAAAGGCTTTCACCAcgtgaagaattgatgagtaaCGTTTCATTAGCAAAAGAGCGGAAACGGTTATTTGGGAGTGCACATACAAGACGGCACCCTGTAATTAATAATTGTTTACAAAAGTAAACTATAAATACTATAAAGTGTTAGGTAATAAGGATTAGAACTTTACTTCAGAAATTACTCACGCATTCTCACATCCCAGAGACTTTTTGAGTTTGCCTCGAGTCAATTATCTGTAGGGTTCCTTCCACATGTCTTTACTTTCCatttatattttctataaaCTTTACCTTTCAAGCAAATTTATGTTTTAAGCAACAATTTAACTTTCAAATACAATTTATATTTCAGCACTTTTAAGTTTCATGTTAAAGCCTTTTGACCAAGTCGAAGACATTTTACtactttctttaaattttaacGCAATCTTTTCAATTTAAGTCAATTTTCTTTtcgaatttgttgtttttaacttattttattcttttacgaattttaatttactttttatttcaATATTCGTCTAATCAAAGACGTTTTGATACACTAATAGAAAATTGGTACCTGCAAAAGAGAAGTTGGTTTCGTCCCATACCATTATAATCGAACCACCATCAATTTGCTGAAAATCGACAAaacaattatattatattactaattttacaaccaaagTGTGTCACATGACACTCTCTCATTAAAATTggaatgaaatatttttttttcaaaattaataaactctcTTTCTCCGTCATCTTATCTATCTCGCTCCCTTTCTCTATTTCTCTCCATCATTTTCACTTTTCACTCTATATATaacttataatttaaattttatattaccAATTTGACAAACCAAAATGTATCATACATAATTCTtttattacaattaaaataaaatatttctctccagaattaaaaaattttgtctctcattattcttctttatctttctctctcttttctctctcattctctatctctctctatctttctattttataaaaaataaaattcataaaataatataattcaaataaattcataaaattataaaaaatacattaaatttataattaaatataattaaaaaaaatttcataatattattcaaataaaaaatatattattatatgtatattttttaattttttatttaattttaaattttactattcatctttttaatttttgcttttACATCTCTTTCttcaaatatttatataatttgaaGAGAACACTAATATTACATAATAATTAGAAGCAAcattcaattattttaaaagaattaattttaagttaataatattaatataaattttttaataataatatctaactatattttatatatacagagagaaagaaaaatattttaaataaaaatataaaaattaattattttatatctgtaacaaatttaatatttaattaaatataaaagtatacacatttaattatttaaaattttagataataaatattaaaattaatattagtaaaaaaaattaaactctttcacattaaaaataataactaaaaactttattatttaatttttttaatttacagaGATCCTGATGATCTTTTTAGCCGACAAACACTTTTGTCCCttaactttttataaaaataatttaattttataaattttttctgTCATAATCTATGATGTTAATGACAAAATCAacatcattttaaaaaatttatatttttgtaatattattatgtaaaaatactagtttaataattaatttttaatataaaaatattttttattaagtattAACATATGGAgaggaaaattaaaaataaaacaagatcGGTTGTAAAAGTTTGAAGAGGGAAACCAAAGATTGCACATCCAAATCAGCTCCCACATTAGACGCATCAGATTCGTAGCATCGAGCTTATAAATTATTATGACATCCCCACCGACCGATAAGGTTAAAAAACACTATCATATCCAAATTTAAAACTCAAATGGAATCTCTTTGTATTTTGGGCCCAAGGCTTATCTTCTCTAGATCCAATAATACACTCTTTATTAGtactatattaaaaaaaatagtaatatcATCCACGTgttttttcaaagaaaaaaaaaatctataaggGATTTAAGGTaaaaagtattttatttaattgcaactctttttgaaatttttatttatacctttttaataatttgtcAACAAAACTCTTTTTTTAGTTGTGCTCTCTTTTCGATAATATTGTGTAAGCTCCCTGAATTATTCTAGTTATTGTTGTGTGTGATGAAATTTTTTAGGTATAACTTGTCCAATAATTAAAgctgaattttatttttttacaaaagaaatatatttttgataGATGAgatatatttcaaaaataaaaaacacataACGTAGCTATTtgtaaaagatttttttaaaataaaaaactcaaCACAATAAGATGGAATtgctaaaaaatataaaattattaagtaataaaacaaaaaattaaactgTGATTATCTTCGATATTGTTATGGACAATTTGTCACTAATATTATTACATTAGGTAGTatttgttttgaggtactgaAACATAGATTGTGAAATTGAGatttaatattatgtttgttggtttagagactggTACTACACTTTCTGTCTCTGTcccaaaatttcagtattttagTACCTCAAAAAAGTAGGGACACaagagactaaaatttttagagatagagactggaattttaataacattttatacctaaaataccctcattttaatcaattaatttcaattttaccctttgtgcaaattaaattagagtttcattcttgtttcaatttttgtCTTCCACTTTATACTAAGGACTTGTTTGGGTGAGTTTtaagaaaagatcttttttcgagttatttttttttaaaagatcttatagagaagtaaaagtaattttatgtttggatatctcatgtaaaaaagtctttttatctatcaattatatttgggtataacaatataaaagtattttttgtttatttattatatgaaaaatatctttttttaagaaaaaaaagatcctttaaaaaaagatgtaaattatagtttctcaaaaaatatcttttttattttactagtgcttttacttttattattagaaatttgccaaacacgttaaaaaataaaaaaaagatatttttttaacaaaataatggcgcccaaacatgcactaaatataatattaaaatttatttcaatcttTACTCTTAGTTTTTGTCTCTCAATCTCATTTTTTCCGTCTCTTTCTTTCCACCAAACGCTAACTTAATGATTGTGAATAATCCCTTTACTGtataagtttttaaaaaaatttaataataataataaacacaGCCAAGTGAGAGATGTGAGTCATTCCTATTAGTTGGGATGGGATCCTTTAACAACATGATTAATGGACAATATAAACTAGCACTGCATCATATGTTTccattattttgttttattttgtgttATGAAATGAAGATAATGAAATCAATAAGGTTAGTGGATGCCGCTGCTATTGGCATTAATGAGAAATGCGAGGCATAAGAAAAGGTTGTTTCTTGTCTCGTTTAGCATTTTCAAATAATGCTCTTATTAatttgtacctcaatgatccacAAAAGTTGGTGATAATTTAGCATCACATGGATGAATCTGGATTCCGATTTAGAAAAGGGGGAACAACAGACAAAAATCTCAAGTACTGATTGTATTGTTCTTCGCTATGGGGGCAAACAAACAAATTAATTCATTTTATCATAACAATATTCCGTCCATATCTTTAATTATGTACtaaaaatagacaaaaaaaattatatactaaaaacatttTATATATTCATTCTTACTCATCAATTGCAATGAATTTAGGAAGAGGAGGAATGTTTAGGTTAGCCTCCTATTTCATCTGTTAAGAATATATTAAAACAGAATAAAGATAATCTTTAAATACATTATTAGTCCTTTAGCTTTCTACTATGATATTACATTAAGTTAAGTGACTAATTCACATAATTTCAACACAATCTTCTATCTTTGGATTTTATAAattcattatatttttatttcctcgtaataatctatttttatataattttatagaattcttttgaatttaaacttttaatatTCTCTATGATCTTACACTTTATTTTTATGTAGATTATAATACTATTACTTTCAatattaatgttattttttttaataggtatacatttaattaaaatataattttttttcttctcctttcatACTCATCACTCATTCTTATATTTACTATATAAATCAATATTCACTTAACACATTTTCTTTATCTCCTCTCACATAATCTCAtacctctttctctttctccttcttcctttccattcttactaattttttgGGCAATTTGGTTGATGaccataaattttatttttatatttttaattagctAAACATATGTATTAGATGATTGTGTGATTGTATTCatcaatttttctatttttttgtgtAATTGTATTTATAAGTTATACAATATCTTTATCATCTatatatcatttattttttttcaaaaatttatattttttaaatatcatttagttgtaataatatttttaaaaatacatattatcattattcaagaaaaataaaattagaaaattgaATGTCATGTTTAATTATCTAGATATTAATAATATTCATacttgtattttatttaatagtTTTATCATTGTACCATAGTATTTAAATATAACCtctaaaaaagattaaaaaataaaaaagtaattatttaaaaaataaaaataaaaaataattatatgaaattaggtgaataaattttaatttaatatttttattcttatagtctaatttatatataattttatttttataattattaaattttgaattaatttttatttaaaattgtcATTTATCATCAAccgttataaaatttaaattaattttgatatactactaaacaaaattttaaattttttaataaattaaatttaattcatattattattcaattaattataaaataacagTTAAGCACAACAATTATTATCTATACTAAAATGgtattttttatatatcttttttttaataataatgttATCAATCATATATAAATTACCAAATTAAACAAATGTATTGTacaatattttatatatattaatttctaagtttaatattaatttatatatagtcTTTTTTGGTGACAATTTATATATAATCTAATATATatctaaataatattataatatttatattatataatataattaatttaactcTATGCGTATTGCCTAGGTCTTAATCTAGTTAACATAATTTGTGTGTGCGAGAGAGaggtgaaatattttgaaactGAAGATTGCTTGAATAAATAACAAACTATAGACATAGACATCGGTACTGTAATCCAGATAATATAACATAAAATTCTTCATTAgaactgaaaaagaaaaaaataatgacaactagagagattaaaaaaattgttatatgTATGCTAAAAGTTAATTATtatatgttttatatatatatatatatatatatatatatatatataatatatatatatatatatatatattaattcatatatttttttagttaaataattagTTACCATAATAGTTAAACCTGAcataacagaataattaaatttatttatagtagtataataaaaaaaatataagatattaaatacatatttttaatatacacaTAGCACAATTGTAAGTATAATACCCACAACTAATTGGCGCTAGGATCACTCACTCATATAAATGACACtatcatatttttcatctcTCAAACTCACTAACACTCATAAAACAAAGGAGAGAATTTTCACAAACATACCCATTTCATTATGGAACACACAATACACAAGGCATATgtgcctttatataggcaatGCTTcctactaaaataataatttatgaatCACAAATCAATTTTGTAATGACTACCATTTTATGACTTGGCTTCATGAAAATTCTAATCTATGCAAGTTGATAGATTGCACAAGAAGTTTGTAGAATCTTGGTGATGAACCATGAACTTGTAACCAGTGGCGGAGCCACGTTTGTGGGAAGGGGGCAATGGCCCCTCCCAAACCTCCAAATTTTCAgtttacttttcttttaatttctaatttttctcTCATCTTAACTTATATTTTTCATGTTCGCTCCTCCCAAAAAAATTTCTAACTCCGCCCCTGCTTGTAACCACTTTGAATTCAAATTGAATTTTGTCTTTGACTTTTCTAAACTTTTGTTACTTGCATACCtcttgatttaattttctaacattttaaaaaaagaaagaaacataCAAAAAATTTACTCTTTTAGGATTATTGTTATTGATTGGTGCCTTCCTTTTACTTTGCAAAGACAGACCGAAATGACAATATAGAAGATCTTAACAAACAATATTAAAGAAAAGGAGTTTAGATGACAAGGAAGGGGAAAGTatagaaaagaaataataaatgaataaaagaagaaaaggagtgGGGAATGAAAAGAGTTTGCTTTATGGTACTAGAAGATAGGATAGGAATGCTTTGATGTTGTTGGTCAAAAAGAGAAATGAGGCTAGAAATGTTGTTACCTGACTTAGATAGTGAAATGTGAGGAgtaaataaaacagaaaatgaatCAAGTGTGAAGGTCCATTATGGTTTGTGGCAAATCAGAATGGTGCCTCAACTAGTCAACTTGTGCCTTCAACCTAAGTGCTGTACGGTCCTGCCCTCCATTACCTCAACTAcacacttcttcttcttggtCTCCCACTTCAACCTTCCTTTTCCTATCTtcaatataatatttttcttatatatataataaaagtttACTACGTTTTCATAATAACAAAAATGCTATTCGTATATAAAAATAAGTTAttaatgtatttatgtataaatatatgtgtggtttaatttattttcaatatgtgTTTTATaatgataactaattttagtgactgattttgGTATAATTATAGCATAGTTGTAAAAAAGTATTAGATACTTTTATTAGGTAACTACTATATTTTTCAAAGTAAAGTCCcctctcccctttttttttcccattaaaaaaaatagtgtttTGTAAAGCAAGGGTATAAGGAAACATGGGCCTCGTTAAAGAAGTCCAACCAAAAATATGAACAATAACCATTACTATTACAAAGTGTTGTCTCAGTTCCAATACAATAATACTCTTTTTTAAATACCAAAAAACAAACAATAATACTCTTTTAATATTGAGCCTACTATGCAAAATGCAATCTTAGAATTCATTCCTGTTACATTTTATCATTCTTATTTATAATTGCCATACATTTTGATTctttatgaaaatataataattaatatgttAACATGTATTATAATGTCTAATTATTTAGCGATAACTATTCACATAAGCACATGtaaaaaacaatcataaagaAGAGTCACCAACAAGTTAAAAAGGCTGTGGATTGAGCATTGCAATCTCACATGTTTTCTTCATTACTTTCATGTTCTAAACGAAAATTTCTTAGGTACATCATATATAACCAATAATGATGCAGATTAAAGAGTACAAACCAAAAATATGAAGAAGCACAAGATTGCTTTTCTGTTTCATGTATAAAAATTACATCAAGTTATGGTCACTATATAAGTATATATACCACCCCACAAATAAAACCTCCATTTCATAATTCACAAAAATCTGAAAATCTGAAACCCTAGCTAATAGTCATCATCATCGTCTTCATTTCTGGTTCCAAAAAATCTCCTGAAAACTGCAGCAGCGGCACCAATCAACATAAACAAAAGTATTGTATCAAATCCACCTCCGATGCCTACGGCAACCGATGGACCTGGCGCAAAGAAAGAAAACGGAGACCATCCCCATCCACCATAGAACGGAATCCCGTAACCGTAACCGTAACCGCCCACTAGGGGAGGCGCCACCGGAGGATTCACATAGATATTCGTCCTGTCAattcatataataataataatattaagaaTTTGAAGCTTGATCTTAAGAACAGAATAGGAGAAGGATTGAATGAAGTTAACCTAGAATTTCTGTTGTTGATTCTTGGTGCGGAACGAGGAGCAGCAGACTTGAAGGCCTGACCACCGATTCTGCCACCAGTCTTGGCGGCTGAAGCATCGTTGACATTAACGGCGCCGAATGTTAAGATCCCGGCAGAGAGGGCAACCATTGCTAACTTTGCTAACTTATTATTCTCATTATTATTCTTCCTGCTTTTTCAATAACACAGTCAAATCCACATCAATAACTGAATTAAAtgaaacaataaataaataaataaatacctTGGAGTTGGAGGAGGGATTTGAAGAGATTTGGGAGTAAGAGTCCT
Above is a genomic segment from Arachis stenosperma cultivar V10309 chromosome 1, arast.V10309.gnm1.PFL2, whole genome shotgun sequence containing:
- the LOC130961697 gene encoding uncharacterized protein LOC130961697; its protein translation is MCSILQQSFLTPLPLNFTKPATNTNSTFRTLTPKSLQIPPPTPRKNNNENNKLAKLAMVALSAGILTFGAVNVNDASAAKTGGRIGGQAFKSAAPRSAPRINNRNSRTNIYVNPPVAPPLVGGYGYGYGIPFYGGWGWSPFSFFAPGPSVAVGIGGGFDTILLFMLIGAAAAVFRRFFGTRNEDDDDDY